The Candidatus Mycolicibacterium alkanivorans genome contains a region encoding:
- a CDS encoding medium chain dehydrogenase/reductase family protein, translated as MRRVVVGRYGGPEVLTVVTDDEPAPRPGEVSVAVLAAGVSFTDSLLRAGTYPGGPKPPFTPGYEVVGIVTRVGAGCTTVSEGDRVAALLVWGGYAETVCVAESLTVKVPDDVDPAVLVSLIFPYMTAYQLLHRAARVRPGETVLYHGAAGRVGVGVLELAEPAGVTVYGTASGADCAIVQRLGGIAIDYTRQDFLRYARKLPGAGVDVAFDGIGGALSYRSFRALRRGGRLILFGHQSTVNDGRRDVKRLAEFYAWAVTVLAVGLVSPHKRVGMYRIAKLRDQHPDWFRQDLQQLIRLLRDGRINPVVAERIPLSEVRRAHELLRSSAARGKIVLIP; from the coding sequence ATGAGACGAGTCGTGGTCGGTCGGTACGGGGGACCGGAGGTCTTGACCGTGGTGACCGACGACGAGCCTGCCCCGCGCCCCGGGGAGGTCAGCGTCGCAGTGCTGGCCGCCGGGGTGTCGTTCACCGACTCGCTGCTTCGTGCCGGCACGTATCCGGGTGGACCGAAGCCACCGTTCACCCCCGGGTACGAGGTTGTGGGTATCGTCACCAGAGTCGGCGCGGGGTGCACGACGGTATCGGAAGGTGACCGCGTCGCCGCGCTCTTGGTCTGGGGTGGGTATGCCGAAACAGTCTGTGTTGCGGAGTCTTTGACAGTAAAAGTGCCTGATGACGTGGATCCCGCGGTGCTGGTGAGCCTGATCTTTCCATACATGACCGCATACCAGCTGCTGCACCGCGCGGCGCGGGTCCGACCGGGTGAGACGGTGCTCTACCACGGTGCCGCGGGACGGGTCGGGGTCGGGGTGCTGGAACTGGCCGAGCCTGCCGGAGTGACGGTCTACGGCACCGCAAGCGGGGCCGATTGCGCGATCGTCCAACGGCTCGGCGGGATTGCCATTGACTACACCCGCCAAGACTTCTTGCGCTATGCGCGCAAGCTCCCCGGTGCCGGCGTCGATGTGGCATTCGACGGCATCGGCGGAGCGTTGTCCTACCGTTCGTTTCGGGCACTGCGGCGCGGTGGGCGGCTGATTCTCTTCGGCCACCAATCCACCGTCAACGACGGCCGTCGTGACGTCAAACGGCTCGCCGAGTTCTACGCGTGGGCGGTTACGGTGCTGGCCGTCGGCTTGGTCTCACCGCACAAACGAGTAGGGATGTACCGCATCGCAAAACTGCGCGATCAGCACCCGGACTGGTTCCGGCAGGACCTGCAGCAGCTCATCCGCTTGCTACGTGACGGCAGGATCAATCCTGTTGTGGCCGAGCGGATCCCGTTGTCAGAAGTTCGACGGGCGCACGAATTGCTGAGAAGCTCTGCGGCCAGGGGCAAGATCGTCTTGATCCCGTGA
- a CDS encoding XRE family transcriptional regulator has protein sequence MTVTADPHSDEVPAPRSPESFDSRPVEFWATSSIRSALETGDITIWQRIVVAIKRDPYGRTARQVEEVLENSQPYGIAKALSEVLVRARSHLEANERAEAARHVRVLLDRSGLGEQEFASRIGVAPADLASYLGATVSPPASLMIRMRRLSDRFAKMRAQQANDED, from the coding sequence GTGACGGTGACGGCCGACCCGCACAGCGACGAGGTCCCCGCACCGCGCTCCCCCGAGTCGTTCGACAGCCGTCCCGTCGAGTTCTGGGCGACGTCCTCGATTCGGTCGGCGCTGGAGACCGGTGACATCACTATCTGGCAGCGCATCGTGGTGGCCATCAAGCGCGATCCGTACGGCCGCACCGCCCGCCAGGTCGAGGAGGTGCTGGAGAACTCCCAGCCCTATGGCATCGCCAAGGCGCTCTCGGAGGTGCTGGTGCGGGCCCGCAGTCACCTGGAGGCCAACGAGCGCGCCGAGGCGGCCCGCCACGTCCGTGTGCTGCTGGATCGCTCGGGACTGGGCGAGCAGGAGTTCGCCTCCCGTATCGGCGTGGCCCCGGCGGATCTGGCCAGCTACCTCGGCGCCACGGTGAGCCCGCCGGCATCGCTGATGATCCGGATGCGCCGGCTGTCGGACCGGTTCGCCAAGATGCGCGCGCAGCAAGCGAACGACGAAGACTGA
- a CDS encoding TIGR04338 family metallohydrolase: MSARDNQRSRVYAAEEFVRTLFDRAAQHSSRSIDFFGAQLTLPPEARFGSIESVQRYVDDVLALSVMTARWASQGPLSVRPRRAATAAHYENHDGTGVIAVPDRNTAGWAMRELVVLHEIAHHLDDGHGPAHGPEFVATFCELAALVMGPEVGHVLRVVYAKEGVR, encoded by the coding sequence GTGAGCGCCCGAGACAACCAACGCTCCCGGGTGTACGCCGCCGAGGAGTTCGTCCGGACACTGTTCGACCGTGCCGCCCAACACAGTTCACGGTCCATCGACTTCTTCGGCGCGCAGTTGACGCTCCCGCCGGAGGCACGGTTCGGATCGATCGAGTCGGTGCAACGCTATGTCGACGATGTTCTCGCACTGTCGGTGATGACCGCCCGCTGGGCATCGCAGGGACCGTTGAGTGTGCGACCCCGACGCGCGGCGACGGCCGCGCACTACGAAAACCACGACGGCACAGGGGTTATCGCTGTGCCCGACCGGAACACCGCCGGCTGGGCGATGCGCGAGTTGGTGGTCCTCCACGAGATCGCCCATCACCTCGACGACGGCCACGGCCCCGCGCACGGCCCCGAATTCGTCGCGACCTTCTGCGAGCTGGCCGCACTGGTGATGGGCCCCGAAGTCGGACATGTGCTGCGCGTGGTCTATGCCAAAGAGGGCGTGCGATGA
- a CDS encoding DUF2786 domain-containing protein gives MSDNKMLARIAALLRQAEGTDNAHEAEAFMAAAQRLATATSIDLAVARSHSASRTAAQVPTQRTITIGEPGTRGLRTYVQLFAGIAAANDVRCDVASNSTFVYAYGFPEDIDTSHALYASLVVQMVRACDAYLATGAHRPTPTITARLNFQLAFGARVGQRLAHARDEAKQEAANDRKTAPGTALALRNKEVELRDHYRQASQARGTWRAASASAGYSSAARRAGDRAARQARLGASPELPGARARLPR, from the coding sequence ATGAGTGACAACAAGATGCTCGCGCGGATCGCCGCGCTGCTCCGCCAGGCCGAGGGCACCGACAACGCGCACGAGGCCGAGGCGTTCATGGCCGCCGCGCAACGGCTGGCCACCGCGACCTCGATCGATCTCGCGGTGGCGCGGTCGCACTCGGCGTCGCGCACCGCGGCCCAAGTCCCCACCCAGCGAACCATCACCATCGGTGAGCCGGGCACCAGGGGGCTGCGCACCTACGTACAGCTGTTCGCCGGTATCGCCGCGGCCAACGACGTGCGCTGCGACGTGGCCTCGAACTCCACGTTCGTTTACGCCTACGGGTTTCCCGAGGACATCGACACCAGCCACGCGCTGTACGCCAGCCTGGTGGTCCAGATGGTGCGCGCCTGTGACGCCTACCTGGCCACCGGTGCGCACCGCCCGACCCCGACGATCACCGCCCGGCTCAACTTCCAGCTGGCTTTCGGCGCCCGCGTCGGCCAACGCCTAGCCCATGCCCGCGACGAGGCAAAGCAGGAGGCCGCCAACGACCGCAAGACCGCACCCGGAACCGCACTTGCGTTGCGCAACAAGGAAGTCGAACTGCGCGATCATTATCGCCAGGCCTCCCAGGCGCGCGGTACCTGGCGGGCCGCCAGCGCGTCGGCCGGGTATTCCTCGGCAGCCCGGCGCGCGGGTGATCGCGCTGCCCGCCAGGCCAGGCTGGGGGCGAGCCCTGAACTGCCGGGAGCGCGCGCCCGGCTGCCGAGGTGA
- a CDS encoding M13 family metallopeptidase — protein MTVETLCSGIDLSHVESGVRPQDDLFGHVNGRWLAEYAIPADRATDGAFRSLYDRAEEQVRELITEAAASGAQPDTDEQRVGDLYASFLDEGTIEERGVRPLLDELAGIDAAADPAALAAVIGALQRFGVGGGVGAYVDTDSKNSSRYLVHFTQSGLGLPDESYYRDEQHASILGAYPGHIAAMFALVYGGTAADHAETAGRIVALETRLAAAHWDVVKRRDADLTYNLRRFTDLPADAPGFDWAGWLSALGTSPGAVAELVARQPDYLTAFAGLWARADFADWKDWARWRLIHARAAVLPRAAVEEDFSFYGRTLSGTEQIRDRWKRAVSLVENTMGDAVGRLYVERHFPPDAKSRMDVLVDNLRQAYRVSINELEWMTPETRQRALAKLDKFTAKIGYPKKWRDYSALAIDRNDLYGNVVRGAQVASDREIAKLGGPVDRDEWFMTPQTVNAYYNPGMNEIVFPAAILQPPFFNAEADDAANYGGIGAVIGHEIGHGFDDQGAKYDGDGNLVDWWTDEDRAEFGARTMKLIEQYNSYVPRELDGDAHVNGAFTVGENIGDLGGLSIALLAYRLSLGGKEAPVIDGLTGVQRVLFGWAQVWRTKSREAEALRRLAIDPHSPPEFRCNGVVRNIDAFYDAFEVDQDDALYLDPEHRVRIWN, from the coding sequence GTGACGGTAGAAACTCTGTGCTCGGGCATCGACCTGTCCCACGTCGAATCGGGTGTTCGTCCCCAGGACGACCTGTTCGGCCACGTCAACGGCCGCTGGCTGGCCGAATACGCCATCCCGGCGGACCGGGCCACCGACGGCGCCTTCCGCTCGCTGTACGACCGGGCCGAGGAGCAGGTCCGCGAACTGATCACCGAGGCGGCCGCGTCGGGAGCCCAGCCCGACACCGACGAGCAGCGGGTCGGCGACCTGTACGCCAGCTTCCTCGACGAGGGCACCATCGAAGAACGCGGTGTGCGGCCGCTGCTCGACGAGTTGGCCGGCATCGACGCCGCGGCCGATCCGGCGGCGCTCGCCGCGGTCATCGGGGCCCTGCAGCGCTTCGGCGTCGGCGGCGGGGTGGGCGCCTACGTCGACACCGACTCCAAGAACTCCTCGCGCTACCTCGTGCACTTCACCCAGTCCGGTCTGGGCCTGCCCGACGAGTCGTACTACCGCGACGAGCAGCACGCCTCGATCCTGGGCGCCTACCCCGGTCACATCGCGGCGATGTTCGCCCTCGTCTACGGCGGTACCGCTGCCGACCATGCCGAGACGGCCGGGCGGATCGTGGCCCTGGAGACCAGGCTCGCCGCCGCACACTGGGACGTGGTCAAGCGCCGCGACGCCGACCTGACCTACAACCTGCGCCGGTTCACCGACCTGCCCGCCGACGCGCCCGGCTTCGACTGGGCGGGGTGGCTGAGCGCGCTGGGCACCTCCCCGGGGGCGGTGGCCGAGCTGGTCGCACGCCAGCCCGACTATCTGACCGCGTTCGCCGGGCTGTGGGCGCGGGCCGACTTCGCCGACTGGAAGGACTGGGCCCGCTGGCGGCTCATCCACGCCCGCGCCGCCGTCCTGCCCAGAGCCGCGGTCGAGGAGGACTTCAGCTTCTACGGGCGCACGTTGAGCGGAACCGAGCAGATTCGCGATCGCTGGAAGCGCGCGGTGTCGCTGGTGGAGAACACCATGGGCGACGCCGTCGGCCGGCTCTACGTCGAGCGCCATTTCCCGCCGGACGCCAAGTCCCGGATGGACGTGCTCGTGGACAACCTGCGCCAGGCGTACCGCGTCAGTATCAACGAGCTGGAATGGATGACGCCCGAGACCCGGCAGCGTGCGCTGGCCAAGCTGGACAAGTTCACCGCCAAGATCGGCTACCCCAAGAAGTGGCGCGATTACTCGGCACTGGCGATCGACCGGAACGACTTGTACGGCAACGTGGTCCGCGGCGCACAGGTGGCATCGGACCGGGAGATCGCCAAGCTGGGCGGCCCGGTGGACCGCGACGAGTGGTTCATGACGCCGCAGACCGTCAACGCCTACTACAACCCCGGCATGAACGAGATCGTCTTCCCGGCAGCGATTCTGCAGCCACCGTTCTTCAACGCCGAGGCCGACGACGCCGCCAACTACGGCGGGATCGGCGCGGTGATCGGCCACGAGATCGGCCACGGCTTCGACGACCAGGGCGCCAAGTACGACGGCGACGGCAACCTCGTCGACTGGTGGACCGACGAGGACCGCGCCGAATTCGGCGCTCGGACAATGAAACTCATCGAGCAGTACAACTCCTACGTGCCGCGTGAACTCGACGGGGACGCGCACGTCAACGGCGCGTTCACCGTGGGCGAGAACATCGGCGACTTGGGCGGGCTGTCGATCGCGCTGCTGGCCTACCGGCTCTCGCTGGGCGGCAAGGAGGCGCCGGTTATCGACGGTCTGACCGGCGTGCAGCGCGTGCTGTTCGGGTGGGCGCAGGTGTGGCGGACGAAATCGCGCGAGGCCGAGGCTCTCCGGCGCCTGGCCATCGACCCACACTCGCCGCCGGAATTCCGGTGCAACGGTGTGGTGCGCAACATCGACGCGTTCTATGACGCGTTCGAGGTCGACCAGGACGACGCGCTGTATCTGGACCCCGAGCACCGCGTCCGAATCTGGAACTGA
- a CDS encoding metal-sensitive transcriptional regulator, which produces MTGAHGYSANKENYAKRLRRIEGQVRGIAKMIDEDKYCIDILTQISAVNSALQSVALGLLEEHLSHCVSHAVAEGGEEAEKKLAEASAAIARLVRS; this is translated from the coding sequence ATGACTGGCGCACATGGATATTCGGCGAACAAGGAGAACTACGCGAAACGCCTGCGCAGGATCGAGGGCCAGGTCCGCGGTATCGCCAAGATGATCGACGAGGATAAGTACTGCATCGACATCCTCACTCAGATCAGTGCGGTGAACAGCGCCCTGCAGTCAGTCGCGCTGGGCCTTCTCGAGGAGCACCTCAGCCACTGTGTCAGCCACGCCGTTGCCGAGGGCGGTGAGGAGGCCGAGAAGAAGCTGGCCGAGGCGTCGGCCGCCATCGCCCGCCTGGTGCGTTCCTGA
- a CDS encoding alpha/beta hydrolase, with amino-acid sequence MALAFVAGCSSHSDSQHAWVEDEVTFVADGLTIHGTYRHQHGAGAGPAALLISESGRTDRNGDNNVAGPIGNMRQLAEYLSDHGVASLRYDKVGTGQTGLGPYAGRPADVGSAIYTGGAKAAVRFLAGQSGTDKNRLSVYGLGEGTIHAMSLADDTAADAPKIHSLGLLQPLGGRYLDLIADRVKGDMAAAVKGGQKTQQQADQVIAEWNAAVGQARTAGAVPAKLPEGLSAILNPGNVKAVVEADAIDPLALAARIPNGIPVLLTCSDSDAQATCADMKLLADALAHTALQFVQLNGVNHVLRDDPTDNVGNYAKTGPLSPQLTAALDQFVTK; translated from the coding sequence ATGGCGCTGGCGTTCGTCGCGGGTTGCTCGTCGCACAGCGACTCGCAACACGCCTGGGTCGAGGACGAGGTGACGTTCGTCGCCGACGGGCTGACGATCCACGGCACCTACCGCCACCAGCACGGCGCTGGCGCCGGCCCGGCCGCGCTGCTGATCTCCGAGAGTGGCCGCACCGATCGCAACGGCGACAACAACGTCGCCGGCCCCATCGGCAACATGCGTCAGCTCGCCGAGTACCTGTCCGACCACGGGGTGGCCTCGTTGCGCTACGACAAGGTCGGCACCGGGCAGACCGGGCTCGGGCCCTACGCCGGGCGGCCCGCCGACGTCGGCAGCGCCATCTACACCGGCGGCGCCAAGGCCGCGGTGCGGTTCCTGGCCGGCCAGTCCGGGACCGACAAGAACCGCCTCTCGGTTTACGGCCTCGGCGAGGGCACGATCCACGCCATGTCCCTGGCGGACGACACCGCCGCCGATGCGCCCAAGATCCACTCGCTAGGTCTGCTGCAACCACTCGGCGGTCGCTACCTGGACCTGATCGCCGACCGCGTCAAGGGCGACATGGCTGCCGCGGTCAAGGGCGGCCAGAAGACGCAGCAGCAGGCCGATCAGGTGATCGCCGAGTGGAACGCGGCGGTGGGCCAGGCCCGTACGGCCGGCGCGGTGCCAGCCAAGCTGCCCGAGGGGCTGAGCGCAATCCTCAACCCGGGCAACGTCAAAGCCGTCGTGGAGGCCGACGCCATCGACCCACTGGCGCTGGCCGCGCGGATCCCCAACGGCATACCGGTATTGCTGACCTGCTCGGACTCCGACGCCCAGGCGACCTGCGCCGACATGAAGCTACTGGCCGACGCGCTGGCGCACACTGCACTGCAGTTCGTTCAGCTCAACGGCGTCAACCATGTGTTGCGCGACGACCCGACCGACAATGTAGGCAACTACGCCAAGACGGGTCCGCTGTCGCCCCAGCTGACGGCGGCGCTGGACCAGTTCGTCACCAAGTAG
- a CDS encoding L,D-transpeptidase has protein sequence MALRVKGAVAATLCVVGVAAGISLGSGLALADPDQAPVDPAVVDAPPAQVPAPDPAIPAPLPAPAGDPLPAPAGDPPPAPAGDPGLASPRPVDPLAAAQAAPAGTVKGQNPLPYTGDPVFAPPSFNPVNGAMVGAAKPIIINFARPIANRPLAEQAIHISSVPAVPGAFYWTTATQVRWRPYSFWPAGTVVSIDASGAKSSFRVGDALVATVDDKTHQMTITRNGVVEKTFPVSMGRPDGKHETKNGTYYVLEKFPDIIMDSATYGVPNTSAEGYKLKVQWAVRIDNSGAFVHSAPWSVADQGKRNVSHGCINLSPNNAKWFYDNFGSGDPIVIKNSVGLYNNPDGADDWQWQLA, from the coding sequence ATGGCGTTGCGGGTGAAGGGGGCTGTCGCGGCCACGTTGTGCGTGGTCGGGGTCGCTGCCGGAATCAGTCTTGGCAGTGGGTTGGCGCTGGCCGATCCCGACCAGGCGCCCGTGGATCCCGCCGTCGTCGACGCGCCGCCGGCCCAGGTGCCGGCTCCGGATCCCGCAATCCCCGCCCCGCTGCCGGCTCCCGCGGGCGACCCGCTGCCGGCTCCCGCGGGCGACCCGCCGCCGGCTCCCGCGGGCGACCCGGGGCTGGCGTCGCCGCGGCCAGTCGATCCGCTGGCGGCCGCGCAGGCCGCGCCTGCCGGGACGGTGAAGGGTCAGAACCCGCTGCCGTACACCGGTGACCCGGTGTTCGCCCCGCCGTCCTTCAACCCGGTCAACGGCGCCATGGTCGGCGCGGCCAAGCCGATCATCATCAACTTCGCCCGGCCGATCGCCAACCGGCCACTCGCCGAGCAGGCCATCCACATCTCCTCGGTGCCCGCGGTGCCCGGTGCGTTCTACTGGACCACCGCCACCCAGGTCCGGTGGCGGCCCTACAGCTTCTGGCCGGCCGGCACGGTGGTCAGCATCGACGCCAGCGGGGCCAAGTCCAGCTTCCGGGTCGGTGACGCGCTGGTGGCCACCGTCGACGACAAGACCCACCAGATGACCATCACCCGAAATGGCGTGGTGGAGAAGACTTTCCCGGTGTCGATGGGCCGCCCGGACGGCAAGCACGAGACCAAGAACGGCACGTACTACGTGCTGGAGAAGTTCCCCGACATCATCATGGACTCGGCGACCTATGGCGTGCCCAACACCTCGGCCGAGGGCTACAAGCTCAAGGTGCAGTGGGCCGTTCGCATCGACAACAGCGGTGCGTTCGTGCACAGCGCGCCGTGGTCGGTGGCCGACCAGGGTAAGCGCAACGTCAGCCACGGTTGCATCAACCTCTCGCCGAACAACGCCAAGTGGTTCTACGACAACTTCGGCAGTGGCGACCCGATCGTGATCAAGAACTCCGTCGGGCTCTACAACAACCCTGACGGCGCCGACGACTGGCAGTGGCAGCTGGCCTGA
- a CDS encoding MFS transporter produces MTTFDSQPMRTSPWTPRVTTALAVLAAAAFVYVTAEIMPVGALPAIARDLRVSEALVGTLLAAYALVAAVSTVPLVRWTATWPRRRALLFTLVSLAVSQLISALAPTFAVLAMGRVLCALTHGLMWSVIAPIGVRLVPPSYAARATAAVYVGTGLALVVGNPLTAAMSELWGWRLAVGAITAAAVAVMLAARFTLPAMPMTGAVTDSGGGQVRHHRNRRLVMLSVLTLVGVTGHFISYTFIVVIIRDVVGVPGPNLAWLLAAYGIAGLTAIGLMARPGDRWPKAAIVGCLSGLALAFGVLAALGFGDQHTIATLLTGVVAIVLWGATATAMPPLLQTAAMRHCPEDPDGASGLYVAAFQVGIMAGSLAGGLLYQHAGIPTMITASAALIAGALVCVVVSRGLFAVRPPTSEQ; encoded by the coding sequence ATGACGACCTTTGACTCGCAGCCAATGCGTACCAGCCCGTGGACACCGCGGGTCACTACGGCCCTCGCCGTGCTGGCCGCCGCAGCGTTCGTCTATGTCACCGCAGAGATCATGCCAGTGGGGGCTTTGCCCGCGATCGCTCGCGACCTGCGCGTCAGCGAAGCGTTGGTGGGCACCCTGCTCGCCGCCTATGCGTTGGTCGCCGCGGTGTCGACGGTCCCGCTGGTGCGGTGGACGGCGACCTGGCCGCGCCGGCGCGCGTTGCTGTTCACCCTGGTTAGTCTGGCCGTCTCGCAGCTGATCTCGGCGCTGGCCCCGACGTTTGCGGTACTGGCGATGGGCCGAGTGCTCTGCGCGCTCACCCACGGCCTGATGTGGTCGGTGATCGCACCGATCGGCGTCCGACTGGTACCGCCGAGCTACGCCGCCCGCGCTACCGCGGCCGTGTATGTGGGCACCGGCCTGGCCCTCGTGGTGGGCAACCCGCTGACCGCCGCGATGAGCGAGCTGTGGGGCTGGCGGCTGGCGGTCGGCGCGATCACGGCCGCCGCGGTCGCGGTGATGCTGGCCGCGCGGTTCACCCTGCCGGCCATGCCGATGACCGGCGCGGTGACCGACTCCGGCGGCGGGCAGGTTCGGCATCACCGCAATCGCCGGCTGGTGATGCTGAGCGTGCTGACCCTGGTCGGGGTCACCGGCCACTTCATCTCCTACACGTTCATCGTGGTCATCATCCGCGACGTCGTCGGGGTGCCCGGACCGAATCTGGCCTGGCTGCTGGCCGCCTACGGAATCGCGGGCCTGACCGCGATAGGGCTGATGGCACGGCCCGGCGACCGCTGGCCCAAGGCCGCCATCGTGGGGTGCCTGTCCGGGCTGGCCCTGGCCTTCGGTGTGCTGGCCGCCCTGGGATTCGGCGACCAGCACACCATCGCCACCCTGCTGACCGGTGTCGTCGCGATCGTCTTGTGGGGCGCCACGGCCACCGCGATGCCGCCGCTGCTGCAGACGGCGGCCATGCGGCACTGCCCGGAGGACCCAGACGGCGCCTCGGGGCTGTATGTCGCGGCCTTCCAGGTCGGCATCATGGCCGGCTCGCTGGCCGGGGGGCTGCTGTACCAGCATGCCGGGATCCCGACGATGATCACCGCGTCGGCGGCGCTGATCGCGGGCGCCCTGGTGTGCGTCGTGGTCAGCCGCGGCCTGTTCGCTGTTCGGCCGCCGACCAGCGAACAGTAA
- a CDS encoding DUF305 domain-containing protein: MTSTSARIVAGLAAFATAVVVSACSKGEDHNAHATSTATGAEQVAAHSAEDVMFAQMMIPHHEQALQLSKLVPDRSTNPAVVKLAVTIADEQQPEINAMKALLLQWDVDPHTMPDHGGMPMQGMVDDATMAKLQRLKGAEFDTLWLQSMIGHHQGAIEMANTEIAKGQSADMITMAKNIVRAQQAEIDQMKQVLGG, translated from the coding sequence ATGACGTCCACCAGCGCCCGCATCGTGGCGGGCCTCGCTGCGTTCGCCACCGCCGTCGTCGTCTCGGCCTGCAGCAAGGGCGAAGACCACAACGCGCACGCCACAAGCACGGCCACCGGCGCCGAACAGGTCGCCGCACACAGCGCCGAGGACGTGATGTTCGCGCAGATGATGATTCCCCACCACGAGCAGGCTCTGCAGCTGTCGAAGTTGGTGCCCGACCGCTCGACCAACCCGGCCGTCGTCAAACTGGCCGTCACCATAGCCGACGAACAGCAGCCAGAGATCAACGCGATGAAGGCGCTGCTGCTGCAGTGGGACGTCGACCCGCACACCATGCCAGACCACGGGGGTATGCCGATGCAGGGCATGGTCGACGACGCCACCATGGCCAAGCTGCAGAGGCTCAAAGGCGCCGAGTTCGACACACTGTGGCTGCAGTCGATGATCGGCCATCACCAGGGCGCCATCGAGATGGCCAACACCGAAATCGCCAAGGGCCAAAGTGCCGATATGATCACCATGGCCAAGAACATCGTGCGCGCGCAGCAGGCCGAGATCGACCAGATGAAGCAGGTGCTGGGAGGATAA
- the ilvD gene encoding dihydroxy-acid dehydratase produces the protein MSETPDLKPRSRDVTDGLEKAAARGMLRAVGMGDEDFGKPQIGVASSWNEITPCNLSLDRLAKAVKEGVFEAGGYPLEFGTISVSDGISMGHEGMHFSLVSREIIADSVETVMQAERLDGSVLLAGCDKSLPGMLMAAARLDLAAVFLYAGSILPGKAKLSDGTEMDVTIIDAFEAVGACARGLMPREDVDTIERAICPGEGACGGMYTANTMASAAEALGMSLPGSAAPPATDRRRDGYARASGRAVVELLRRGITARDILTKEAFENAIAVVMAFGGSTNAVLHLLAIAHEAGVKLSLEDFTRVGAKVPHLADVKPFGKHVMFDVDRIGGVPVVMKALLDAGLMHGDVLTVTGQTMAENLAHIAPPDPDGKVLRALSNPIHPTGGITILHGSLAPEGAVVKSAGFDSDVFEGTARVFDGERAAMDALEDGTITAGDVVVIRYEGPKGGPGMREMLAITGAIKGAGLGKDVLLLTDGRFSGGTTGLCVGHVAPEAVDGGPIAFVADGDRIRLDVANSTLDVLVDPSEIDLRMIGFTPPPARYTTGVLAKYRKLVGSAANGAVCG, from the coding sequence GTGAGCGAAACGCCTGATCTCAAGCCCCGCAGCCGCGACGTCACCGACGGCCTGGAGAAAGCCGCGGCCCGCGGCATGCTCCGCGCGGTAGGGATGGGCGACGAGGACTTCGGCAAACCCCAGATCGGCGTGGCCTCGTCGTGGAACGAGATCACTCCGTGCAACCTGTCGCTGGACCGGCTGGCCAAGGCCGTCAAGGAGGGCGTGTTCGAGGCTGGCGGCTACCCACTGGAGTTCGGCACCATCTCGGTGTCCGACGGCATCTCGATGGGCCACGAGGGCATGCATTTCTCGCTGGTGTCCCGGGAGATCATCGCCGACAGCGTCGAGACCGTCATGCAGGCCGAGCGCCTCGACGGCTCGGTCCTGCTGGCCGGCTGCGACAAGTCGCTCCCCGGCATGCTGATGGCCGCCGCCCGCCTGGACCTGGCCGCGGTGTTCCTCTACGCCGGATCGATCCTGCCCGGCAAGGCGAAGCTGTCCGACGGCACCGAGATGGACGTGACGATCATCGACGCCTTCGAGGCGGTCGGCGCGTGCGCGCGCGGACTGATGCCGCGCGAGGATGTCGACACCATCGAGCGCGCAATCTGCCCGGGCGAGGGTGCATGCGGCGGGATGTACACGGCCAACACGATGGCCAGCGCGGCCGAGGCATTGGGGATGTCACTGCCCGGCAGCGCCGCTCCCCCGGCCACCGACCGTCGCCGCGACGGGTACGCCCGGGCCAGCGGCCGTGCCGTGGTCGAGCTGCTGCGCCGCGGGATCACCGCCCGCGACATCCTGACCAAAGAGGCCTTCGAGAACGCGATCGCGGTGGTGATGGCCTTCGGCGGCTCCACCAACGCGGTGCTGCACCTGCTGGCGATCGCGCACGAGGCCGGCGTCAAGCTGTCGCTGGAGGATTTCACCCGGGTCGGTGCCAAGGTGCCGCACCTTGCCGACGTCAAGCCGTTCGGCAAGCACGTCATGTTCGACGTCGACCGCATCGGCGGCGTGCCGGTGGTCATGAAGGCCCTGCTGGATGCCGGTCTGATGCACGGCGACGTGCTGACGGTGACCGGTCAGACCATGGCGGAGAACCTGGCTCACATCGCGCCGCCGGATCCCGACGGCAAGGTGCTGCGTGCCCTGAGCAACCCGATCCACCCCACCGGCGGCATCACGATCCTGCACGGATCGCTGGCCCCCGAGGGCGCGGTGGTGAAGTCGGCCGGCTTCGACTCCGATGTATTCGAAGGCACCGCAAGGGTTTTCGATGGTGAGCGCGCCGCAATGGATGCCCTGGAGGATGGCACGATCACCGCCGGTGATGTGGTGGTGATCCGCTACGAGGGCCCCAAGGGCGGTCCGGGCATGCGCGAGATGCTGGCCATCACCGGTGCCATCAAGGGCGCCGGGCTGGGCAAGGACGTCCTGCTGCTGACCGACGGCCGCTTCTCCGGTGGCACAACCGGTCTGTGCGTGGGGCACGTGGCGCCCGAGGCCGTCGATGGCGGCCCGATCGCGTTCGTCGCCGACGGTGACCGGATCCGGCTCGACGTGGCCAACTCGACGCTGGACGTGCTGGTTGACCCGTCCGAAATCGACTTGCGCATGATCGGCTTCACCCCGCCGCCAGCGCGCTACACCACCGGCGTGCTGGCGAAGTACCGCAAGCTGGTCGGCTCGGCCGCCAACGGCGCGGTCTGCGGCTAG